A genomic window from Periophthalmus magnuspinnatus isolate fPerMag1 chromosome 16, fPerMag1.2.pri, whole genome shotgun sequence includes:
- the irx2a gene encoding iroquois-class homeodomain protein IRX-2a, with protein MSYPQAYLYQPPGSLALYSCPTYGPSSLPAPRNEELARSSSGSAFSPYPGSAAFSASPGTGFSSPLSYSTDPTAGFPSYVSSPYDPHTTGMAGALSYHPYGSPGYPYQLNDPAYRKNATRDATATLKAWLQEHRKNPYPTKGEKIMLAIITKMTLTQVSTWFANARRRLKKENKMTWAPRNKSEDEDEDDGDGERKEIERSEKTMDNSEASAEDEGISLHVDTLTDHSCSAESDVEKVNCRAGELRSSERTGDEDGDDAVERHLDARGHISPKPITSSPLTGVEAPIVNPHHHLHHLHHHLQREDLARSLMVGNKVLESRASSQNPSVKPKLWSLAEIATSDQKQQQPANCPSSSGGLLTAPTSAASPPSLYPPPSIIGRPIYYTSPFYSNYTNYGNFSPLQGQGILRYNNSSGVSLAAAAAAAAAAASSSTSSASEALSSAQHPHNQHAEGKLRPDSPVAKNNNKAEQQPHQLFRSANLEAKKGT; from the exons ATGTCCTATCCTCAGGCTTATCTATACCAGCCTCCGGGCTCCCTGGCGCTCTATTCGTGTCCAACCTACGGGCCCTCGTCTTTGCCTGCTCCGCGGAATGAAGAGTTGGCGAGGTCGTCCTCCGGCTCGGCATTCAGCCCTTACCCAGGATCGGCTGCTTTCTCCGCTTCGCCAGGCACGGGCTTCTCCAGCCCACTCTCATATTCTACGGACCCCACCGCAGGATTCCCGTCGTATGTG AGTTCTCCCTATGACCCACACACAACGGGCATGGCTGGAGCGCTCAGCTACCACCCATATGGCAGTCCCGGATATCCGTACCAGCTCAACGACCCGGCTTACCGCAAGAACGCCACGAGGGATGCCACGGCCACCCTGAAAGCCTGGCTGCAGGAGCACAGGAAGAACCCCTATCCCACTAAAGGAGAGAAGATCATGCTGGCCATCATCACCAAAATGACCCTGACCCAGGTGTCCACGTGGTTCGCCAACGCCAGGAGGAGACTCAAGAAGGAGAACAAGATGACGTGGGCCCCCAGGAACAAGAGCGAAGACGAGGACGAAGACGACGGTGACGGGGAAAGGAAAGAAATAGAGCGGTCCGAGAAAACCATGGATAACAGCGAGGCTTCAGCCGAGGATGAAG GGATAAGTTTACACGTGGACACTCTGACAGACCACTCGTGCTCGGCGGAGTCAGACGTGGAGAAAGTGAATTGTCGAGCGGGGGAGCTGCGTTCCTCGGAGCGCACCGGGGATGAGGATGGAGACGACGCGGTGGAACGACACCTCGACGCACGGGGCCATATTTCTCCAAAGCCCATAACATCGTCACCGCTAACCGGGGTAGAAGCCCCTATTGTCAACCCACACCACCACCTTCATCACCTCCACCATCACCTGCAGCGCGAGGACCTGGCGCGCAGCCTCATGGTGGGCAACAAAGTTCTAGAAAGCAGAGCCTCGTCTCAGAATCCCTCGGTCAAGCCTAAGCTGTGGTCACTCGCAGAGATTGCTACCTCGGACCAAAAACAGCAGCAGCCAGCAAACTGCCCCTCCTCCAGTGGGGGCCTCCTCACAGCCCCCACCTCTGCTGCCAGCCCACCCTCACTCTACCCGCCCCCCTCCATCATCGGAAGGCCTATTTATTATACATCGCCCTTTTATAGCAATTATACAAACTATGGCAACTTCAGTCCGCTGCAGGGCCAGGGGATCCTGCGCTACAATAACTCCTCTGGAGTGAGTCTAGCCGCAGCAGCCGCCGCCGCTGCCGCTGCTGCCTCTTCATCCACTTCTAGTGCGAGCGAAGCTCTGAGCTCAGCGCAACATCCTCACAATCAGCACGCAGAGGGTAAACTAAGGCCCGACTCCCCCGTcgctaaaaataacaataaagctGAACAGCAGCCACATCAGCTTTTCAGATCGGCAAATTTAGAAGCAAAGAAAGGTACGTAA